TGCGGTGGTTGGGACGAGGAAACGACTGCGCACATCGAACATAACCTGCTCGGTCGCAAAATGCAGATCACGCCTTACTACATCGATCTGATCAAGCGCTCCCTCACTTCCGGCACGGTCATGGACCACCCGCTGTGGCGGCAAGTGGTGCCGTATTGGAATGAGCAGGTCGAGGGCGATTACGACGGCACTTCCGAGAACTGGGAGCTGGGCCATGAAATGAAGACGCCCATCTGCCAGCACAAGTATGACAATCGCGTCATCCTGCGCACCACCAACACCTGCAATGCCTACTGCCAGTTCTGCTTTGAAGCGCTGCGCACCTTGCAGGTGGGCACTGACAAGGCCAACGCCAGCCGGGATTCCTTCATGGAGTCGGTCGAGTACATCCGCGCCAATCCGGCCATCGAAGAAGTGATTCTCAGCGGCGGCGACCCGCTGATGCTGGCCGACCGCAAGCTCGAAGAGTACCTGGCCGCGCTGCGCGGAATCAGTGACGACCTGCTCATCCGCATTCACTCGCGGGCCTTGAGTTTCAACCCGTTTCGCGTGACCGATGAATTGATCGCGATGCTGGAAAAGTACAAGGTCAATGCGTTCGGCGTGCACGTCTGTCATCCGCTCGAACTCAGCGCTGACTTTGCGGTGGCGGTCAAACGCATTCAGGGCGTGGTGCCGATCGTGTTTTCCAATATGCCGCTGTTGCGTGGCGTCAATGACGATGAAGCGACACTGCATAAGTTATTCATCGATCTGTATCGCCTGGGTGTGAAGCCTTATTACTTATATCACTTCATGCCGTTTTCACCCGGCGCCTCTGAATATAAGGCGTCGATCAGCCAGGCCATCGCTATCATGGATCGTCTCAAGCGGCGAGTGTCCAATATCGCCCTGCCGGAATATGTTCTACCGCACGCACAAGGCAAGTTTACGGTGCCGCTGTTGGACTTTGAAAAACCTGAAAACTTGCCGTACTTCGAAGTTCGCGACGGGCAGCGCCATTACCGTTTCCTTAACTGGGAAGGGCAGTGGTGCAGTTGGCAGGATGCCTGAATCAACTTATGGACTGAGGCGGTATTACGCATGAAACAGGACGCCATTCTTTTTATCGATGTCGATGACAGTACGTCTGTTCGTTATAACTACCGGGAGCCGCACTTCGTGGCTGCCCGCGCCCAGGGCCTGGTGTGCTTGACGGCGGGCGTGGCAGGGCGCAGGCATATGCAGCGGCTTGAGGATGACAGCGATGCGGTGTTCCTGCTCAACGCACTCAACGAGCAAGCCATTCTTGATTTGGTCGGCCAGCTCGATGGTCGGTATCAGATTCGCGGGATTTTCTGTCAGGCCGGCCATCCGTCTGCGCTGGGCGAAGTTGGCTGTATCGTTGCGCGGGCTTGCCGACGCCTGGGTCTGGTGTATAGCCATCCCGAGGCGGTCGCGGCGTGCAACAACAAGTTCCTGATGCGCCGGGTGCTGAAACAGCACGCCATTCGCTCCGTGCCGTTTGCGCTGTGCAATAACGAAGAGCAACTTCAGCAACAGGCCGAACGGGTCGGTTACCCACTGATCGCCAAACCGCCCTTTGGTGGCGCTTCGGCGTTTATCAGGAAATGCGCCAATTGGGCGGAGCTGCGCAGCCACTACGCGCTGTTTGTCAAAGACCATGCCACGGCCGCCTATGCGGATTTCTATGGCTGTGCGCACACGTTGCTCAAGGACGACGGCCAGCGGCATGACTACATTCCCGGGCGCAGTCTCCTGCTGGAAGGTTACATTCCCGGTATCGAAGGCAGTGTTGAATGTGTGGTGGCCGGCGAGCGTGTGCACCCACTGCTGATCAACGAAAAGCTGCTGTTGACCGAGCGCAGTGGCACCGTTCTCGAGAACCTGCTGATCTCGCCGCCGACGTCCTTTACCGACAGCCAGTGCGAGCAGATTCGCGAGTATGCCGTGGCGTGCCTGCAAGCGGTCGGCCTGACCAATGCCGTGGTGCATTTCGAGTTCCGCATGACCCCGCAGGGCCCGGTGGTGATCGAGATCAACCCGCGCGTGGGCGGGCTCTATGTGAACGCGGCGTTTCGCGATCTGGCCGGTATCGACCCCTATCAACTGTATCTCTCGTTGCTGACCGGCGAGCAGGGGATCGCCGCGCAGTTGGAAGCGGGCGCACGCAAGGTGGCCGAGGCCGGGCAACATTACGCGATGCTGGCGATCTACCCGCAGCACAGCGGCCGGTTTCAGGGCATTGAAGGCGTGGAGTTCCTGGAGCAGCACGTCGCGGTGCTTGAGTATGCCGGGCAGGAGCCGGGGCACCTGATCGATGCGGATATCGAGGAGCATTATCTGCTCAAATGCTGGGCCAAGGTCGCCGATGCTGCCGATGCGCGCGCGCTGCATGATGCGGTCGGCCAGCACTTGCGCGTCATCATCGACAACCCCCTGGCGGGCCAGTGATATGGATATCCGAACCATTTCCGCGCAGCTGCGCGAGCACCATTACTGCCATCGCCCTGACTTTGGCGATTTGCTCGGTATTGAGGCAGGCGAAGAGCAGAGTTTGCGTGCGTACTGGGACAACTTGGTGCGCGACGAGGCGTTCAAGACGTACACCCATCGCGAGCGGCGTATCCTGCGCTATCGTTTATCACCCTCACGGCAGTTGAAGATCGACAGGAGCACCGCGTTCAAGTCGCCGGTCACCTATGCCGTCAACTACCGCCAGGGGGTGAACCATTTGAGCTACAGCGAGGAAGGTTTTATCGAGCATCCGCTGATGCAAAAGCTGTTGGCCGCCGACCTGGCGGTGATTGCACCGCACCTGGGCGAGCAGACTCATACCATCGACATCCACCAATTCCGTGTGCGGGCGGACGCCCAAGCGTGCAGCCCTACCACGTCGGGGATTCACCAGGATGGCCTGGACTGGGTGTTCATGCATTTCATCGGCGAGCACAACACGTTGCCGGTGGTTTCAGAAGTGTTTACCAGTGACGCCGAACACAGTCGCGTATTGAATCTGCCAATGACGCGTTTCCTGGAAACCATCGTGATCAATGATCGCGGGCTCTACCACCGCGCCGGGGTTGTGCGGCCGAAAGTCGCGT
This genomic stretch from Pseudomonas orientalis harbors:
- a CDS encoding KamA family radical SAM protein, giving the protein MSIFDQEIHRSVQWQDWRWQQKNALRDEPTLRAACGGWDEETTAHIEHNLLGRKMQITPYYIDLIKRSLTSGTVMDHPLWRQVVPYWNEQVEGDYDGTSENWELGHEMKTPICQHKYDNRVILRTTNTCNAYCQFCFEALRTLQVGTDKANASRDSFMESVEYIRANPAIEEVILSGGDPLMLADRKLEEYLAALRGISDDLLIRIHSRALSFNPFRVTDELIAMLEKYKVNAFGVHVCHPLELSADFAVAVKRIQGVVPIVFSNMPLLRGVNDDEATLHKLFIDLYRLGVKPYYLYHFMPFSPGASEYKASISQAIAIMDRLKRRVSNIALPEYVLPHAQGKFTVPLLDFEKPENLPYFEVRDGQRHYRFLNWEGQWCSWQDA
- a CDS encoding ATP-grasp domain-containing protein, with the protein product MKQDAILFIDVDDSTSVRYNYREPHFVAARAQGLVCLTAGVAGRRHMQRLEDDSDAVFLLNALNEQAILDLVGQLDGRYQIRGIFCQAGHPSALGEVGCIVARACRRLGLVYSHPEAVAACNNKFLMRRVLKQHAIRSVPFALCNNEEQLQQQAERVGYPLIAKPPFGGASAFIRKCANWAELRSHYALFVKDHATAAYADFYGCAHTLLKDDGQRHDYIPGRSLLLEGYIPGIEGSVECVVAGERVHPLLINEKLLLTERSGTVLENLLISPPTSFTDSQCEQIREYAVACLQAVGLTNAVVHFEFRMTPQGPVVIEINPRVGGLYVNAAFRDLAGIDPYQLYLSLLTGEQGIAAQLEAGARKVAEAGQHYAMLAIYPQHSGRFQGIEGVEFLEQHVAVLEYAGQEPGHLIDADIEEHYLLKCWAKVADAADARALHDAVGQHLRVIIDNPLAGQ
- a CDS encoding 2OG-Fe dioxygenase family protein, translated to MDIRTISAQLREHHYCHRPDFGDLLGIEAGEEQSLRAYWDNLVRDEAFKTYTHRERRILRYRLSPSRQLKIDRSTAFKSPVTYAVNYRQGVNHLSYSEEGFIEHPLMQKLLAADLAVIAPHLGEQTHTIDIHQFRVRADAQACSPTTSGIHQDGLDWVFMHFIGEHNTLPVVSEVFTSDAEHSRVLNLPMTRFLETIVINDRGLYHRAGVVRPKVASTPAWRDILLVSLRSVPDDQAASPA